Proteins encoded in a region of the Euleptes europaea isolate rEulEur1 chromosome 3, rEulEur1.hap1, whole genome shotgun sequence genome:
- the CDNF gene encoding cerebral dopamine neurotrophic factor: protein MSAHIPVPKICEKLKKIDLQICELKFERNLDLTSVDLSKMRVAELKKILDSWGEVCRACIEKTDLVNLIKELAPKHTAPISRTDL from the exons ATGAGCGCTCATATACCCGTGCCCAAAATCTGCGAGAAGCTGAAGAAAATAGACCTTCAGATCTGTGAGCTCAAATTTG AAAGAAACCTTGACTTAACCTCAGTAGACCTCTCGAAGATGCGAGTGGCAGAGCTGAAGAAGATCCTGGATAGCTGGGGAGAAGTGTGCCGGGCGTGCATTGAAAAAACAGACTTGGTGAACCTGATTAAAGAGTTGGCCCCAAAACACACAGCTCCGATTTCTAGAACTGACCTCTGA